One window of the Rosa rugosa chromosome 3, drRosRugo1.1, whole genome shotgun sequence genome contains the following:
- the LOC133736218 gene encoding uncharacterized protein LOC133736218, protein MPFIQHALRTAKEGNPLSFIDNWAAMYQDSNSNWVSDAARDKYDRLKNKREEHKEKLTLEAPEGIPPESVQVTARDEIPIMAEECGRKGKRVRGLGSFPRMELPTVTSSTAVSSKMNVMQDKVKKLESTVDTMRSQNAQLMTMLKKFMMNSQGCFADTENIDMNIVVPNSEEDDVFGRDEDGVQNNGDNSETEDLEEDL, encoded by the exons ATGCCTTTCATTCAACATGCTTTGAGGACAGCCAAG GAGGGCAATCCTTTGTCTTTCATAGACAATTGGGCAGCTATGTATCAAGATTCAAATAGCAATTGGGTTAGTGATGCTGCACGTGATAAATAT gaTCGACTGAAAAATAAGAGAGAAGAGCATAAGGAGAAACTAACCTTGGAGGCACCAGAGGGTATTCCACCAGAATCTGTACAAGTTACTGCGCGTGATGAGATTCCAATCATGGCTGAAGAGTGTGGAAGGAAGGGAAAAAGAGTTCGTGGTTTAGGCTCGTTTCCTCGCATGGAGCTTCCAACTGTTACATCTTCAACAGCTGTGAGTTCTAAGATGAACGTAATGCAAGATAAAGTGAAGAAGCTTGAATCAACTGTGGACACTATGCGGTCACAAAATGCACAGCTAATGACAATGTTGAAGAAGTTCATGATGAATAGCCAAGGTTGCTTTGCTGATACAGAAAACATTGACATGAATATCGTAGTACCCAACAGTGAAGAAGATGATGTCTTTGGAAGAGATGAAGACGGTGTCCAAAACAATGGAGATAATTCTGAAACAGAGGATTTGGAGGAAGATTTGTGA